The sequence GCGCCGAGGCGATTGCCGGCGTCGAGGGCATGGAAAACCCCTACGAGCGCCTCAAGGACCTCACCCGCGGCCAGCGCGTGGACGCTGCGCGCATGCAGGAGTTCGTGCAGGGCCTGGGCCTCTCCCCCGAGGCTGAGGCCCGCCTCCTGGCCCTCACGCCCGGCAAATACACGGGTATCGCGGACCAGCTGGTGGACCACCTGAAGTAAGCCCCGCAAGGCAGGAACGTACGACGACGGCGCCGGGCCCGGGAGGGTCCGGCGCCTTTCGTTTGTCCAGGCAGGGCGTGCCTCCCGGGCCCGGATGCAGGCGTTTCGGCAGCACTGCGGCGGGATGGGAAACTGGAGTCATGAAGTTGCTCCTGATCCGCCACGGCGAAACCCCGGGAAATGTGCTGGGCCAGCTGGACACCGACCACCCGGGACCGGGCCTCACCGAACTGGGCGAACGGCAGGCAGAGGCGATGGCGCGGTCCCTGGTCAACGAACCCATCGGCGCCCTGTACGCGTCAACCTTGATCCGCACCCAGATCACCGCGGCACCCCTGGGCAGGCTCCGGGGCCTGGAAACCACGGTGCTGGAGGGGCTGCACGAGATCGAGGCGGGAGCACTGGAGAAGCTCACGGACCACGAGTCGCATAAGCGGTACATGGGAACGGTCATTTCCTGGGCTGCAGGTGAACTGGACAACCGCATGCCCGCAGGACCCGACGGCCACGCGTTCTTCGACCGGTTCGACGCCGCCATCGCCAGGGTGGTCGACAGGGCATCCGGGCAGCACAACACAGTGGCAGTGGTGAGCCATGGTGCGGCCATCAGGACCTGGGCCGGGCTCCGGGCCGACGGCATCGACCACGAATTCGCCGCCAGGCACGTGCTGGCCAATACCGGCATTGTGGCGCTGGAGGGTGACCCGGACACCGGCTGGAAGCTGATCCACTGGGAAGGCAGCCCGGTGGGCGGCCTCGCCCTGGCGGACCCCGCCGCCGGGGACCCGACGGGCCGGGACGCAGCCGCCCCCTAGGCCTGCTGCCGGTGGCGCCGGTGGGGCAGCGCCCGCGCGGCGGGACATGGGCCCACGTCCGCCCGGCTGCGCACGGCCGGTATGCCGCGGCGGGCTGACGGGACCCCGGGAATCAGCTGCGCTGCCATCAC comes from Pseudarthrobacter sp. NIBRBAC000502770 and encodes:
- a CDS encoding histidine phosphatase family protein; the encoded protein is MKLLLIRHGETPGNVLGQLDTDHPGPGLTELGERQAEAMARSLVNEPIGALYASTLIRTQITAAPLGRLRGLETTVLEGLHEIEAGALEKLTDHESHKRYMGTVISWAAGELDNRMPAGPDGHAFFDRFDAAIARVVDRASGQHNTVAVVSHGAAIRTWAGLRADGIDHEFAARHVLANTGIVALEGDPDTGWKLIHWEGSPVGGLALADPAAGDPTGRDAAAP